One stretch of Synechococcus sp. PCC 7502 DNA includes these proteins:
- a CDS encoding GlsB/YeaQ/YmgE family stress response membrane protein has product MAGALAGRLVQGSGFGIVGDIVVGIIGALLGGFLFSTFGVSTGGGLIGSLLVATIGAVVLLYGVRLVSRAS; this is encoded by the coding sequence GTGGCAGGTGCCTTAGCTGGTCGTTTAGTTCAAGGAAGCGGATTCGGCATAGTTGGTGATATCGTTGTCGGTATTATTGGTGCATTATTAGGAGGCTTCCTATTTAGTACTTTTGGAGTTTCCACTGGTGGTGGCTTAATCGGTAGTTTACTGGTAGCAACTATTGGGGCAGTAGTCTTACTATATGGAGTTCGGTTAGTCTCAAGAGCTTCGTAA